The following coding sequences lie in one Phalacrocorax aristotelis chromosome 2, bGulAri2.1, whole genome shotgun sequence genomic window:
- the HTR5A gene encoding 5-hydroxytryptamine receptor 5A, whose translation MERPLNISCFADTTPDASNRSGSSAGPDGGRAHLSVFSVLVLTLLAMLVVATFLWNGLVLATILRVRTFHRVPHNLVASMAISDVMVAALVMPLSLVHELSGRRWRLGRLLCQVWISFDVLCCTASIWNVTAIALDRYWSITRHLEYTLRTRRRISNIMIALTWALSAFISLAPLLFGWGETYSEDSEECQVSQEPSYTIFSTFGAFYLPLCVVLFVYWKIYKAAKFRIGSRKSNSITPITPEALEVKEAAQQPQMVFTVRHATVTFQTDGDTWREQKEKKAALMVGILIGVFVLCWIPFFITELINPLCSCDIPPIWKSIFLWLGYSNSFFNPLIYTAFNKNYNNAFRNLFFRQH comes from the exons ATGGAGCGCCCGCTCAACATCAGCTGCTTCGCCGATACGACGCCGGATGCCAGCAACCGGAGCGGGTCCTCCGCCGGCCCGGACGGCGGCCGGGCGCACCTCTCTGTCTTCAGCGTGTTGGTCCTCACCCTGTTGGCCATGCTGGTGGTGGCCACGTTCCTCTGGAACGGGCTGGTCCTGGCCACCATCCTCCGGGTGCGCACTTTCCACCGGGTGCCCCACAACCTGGTGGCCTCCATGGCCATCTCCGACGTGATGGTGGCGGCCCTCGTCATGCCCCTCAGCTTGGTGCACGAGTTGTccgggcggcggtggcggctGGGCCGATTGCTCTGCCAGGTGTGGATCTCCTTTGACGTGCTGTGCTGCACCGCCAGCATCTGGAACGTCACGGCCATCGCCCTTGACCGCTACTGGTCCATAACCCGCCACCTGGAGTACACGCTCCGCACCCGGCGCCGCATCTCCAACATCATGATTGCCCTCACCTGGGCACTCTCTGCCTTCATCTCCTTGGCCCCACTCCTCTTTGGCTGGGGAGAGACTTACTCTGAGGACAGTGAGGAGTGCCAAGTCAGCCAGGAGCCTTCCTACACCATCTTCTCCACCTTTGGCGCCTTCTACCTGCCCCTCTGCGTGGTGCTATTTGTATACTGGAAGATCTACAAGGCTGCCAAGTTTCGAATTGGATCTCGGAAGAGCAACTCCATCACCCCCATTACACCAGAAGCCCTGGAG GTTAAAGaagctgcccagcagccacAGATGGTCTTCACTGTCCGTCACGCCACTGTTACCTTCCAGACGGATGGAGACACGTGgagggagcagaaggaaaagaaagctgcCCTCATGGTGGGCATCCTTATCGGGGTCTTCGTGCTCTGCTGGATCCCCTTCTTCATCACGGAGCTCATCAACCCCCTCTGCTCGTGCGACATCCCACCCATTTGGAAGAGTATTTTTCTATGGCTAGGCTAttcaaattccttttttaatccACTCATCTACACTGCTTTCAACAAAAACTACAACAATGCCTTCAGGAACCTATTCTTTAGACAGCACTGA